A section of the Maylandia zebra isolate NMK-2024a linkage group LG8, Mzebra_GT3a, whole genome shotgun sequence genome encodes:
- the LOC112435222 gene encoding sterile alpha motif domain-containing protein 3-like produces MAQQWTVGEVSLWLGENELADYQQVFVDNEIDGSTLLQMTERMSERLFPKVKDQVKFLSAVEKLKDGRQHKEKHTVSALQPMFNCKVQFPPAVLTALTNKDAALKSPTKNRLKNMLIQALFDHLSNETMYPSHVQYVDLLRTVLLSFPFLKESYGSGYDALHESLRNKFKKERRPLVDVEEIEKMRQKYSVPNSGRKRSSDIQPCILLKKTKDINPLDDGEDERSTDQHVSVIKQECQKTRPNVDVIQTHLRKIQKYRTHYILQHTTEEVLREFPCLTIPVVLLEEASMLLKTDVDKKVIRGFSKLAAKLVSIAPNSNLKSLCLKSVDESQTDTERKGQMVNTAVLLLPSIFKENASHLFVINKDPHSPIPTIVLSSSDGKPLSDSTEVNVQMDGQKMILDSGEMDISLAMGIVFSLYHVYNVAYPSELKKTFCFLEAFVLNLGTLTTPVPVAVQRMANALKIS; encoded by the exons ATGGCTCAGCAGTGGACTGTTGGAGAAGTATCTCTTTGGCTTGGGGAAAATGAATTGGCAGATTATCAACAGGTCTTTGTAG ACAATGAAATCGATGGATCGACACTTCTGCAGATGACTGAAAGAATGAGTGAGCGTCTTTTTCCAAAAGTGAAAGACCAAGTGAAATTTTTGTCTGCTGTAGAGAAGCTGAAAGA TGGAAGgcaacacaaagaaaagcatACTGTGTCAGCACTCCAACCTATGTTTAACTGCAAAGTGCAGTTTCCTCCAGCTGTGCTCACTGCGTTGACCAATAAAGATGCAGCACTAAAGTCACCCACCAAGAACAGACTCAAAAACATGCTTATTCAAGCACTGTTTGACCACTTGAGTAATGAGACAAT GTATCCCTCTCATGTGCAGTATGTAGACCTTCTGAGGACTGTCCTTCtgagttttccttttttgaagGAGAGTTATGGCTCTGGATAT GATGCTCTGCATGAGTCTCTCAGGaacaagtttaaaaaggaaagaagaccACTAGTAGACGTAGAGGAAATTGAAAAAATGAGACAGAAATACTCAGTTCCAaattcaggaagaaaaagatCATCAGATATCCAGCCCTGTATCCTTTTGAAAAAAACCAAG GATATCAATCCTCTTGACGATGGGGAGGATGAAAGGAGCACCGACCAACATGTATCAGTGATTAAGCAAGAGTGCCAAAAAACTAGGCCAAATGTGGATGTCATTCAAACGCACCTCAGGAAAATACAGAAGTACAGAACACACTACATTCTTCAGCATACTACTGAAGAGGTTCTACGAGAATTCCCATGTCTCACTATCCCTGTTGTG CTTCTTGAAGAGGCTTCCATGTTACTTAAAACTGATGTGGACAAAAAAGTAATCCGAGGATTCAGTAAGTTGGCAGCGAAGCTTGTGTCAATAGCCCCAAACAGCAACCTTAAAAGCCTCTGCTTAAAATCTGTTGATGAGAGCCAGACAGACACTGAAAGAAAAG gtcagatgGTAAACACAGCTGTTCTTCTCCTGCCATCTATTTTCAAAGAAAATGCCTCTCATCTCTTCGTCATAAATAAG GATCCACACAGCCCGATACCTACAATCGTACTCAGCAGCAGTGACGGCAAGCCCTTGAGTGATTCAACTGAGGTCAATGTCCAGATGGATGGACAAAAAATGATTCTGGACAGTGGGGAAATGGACATTTCATTGGCGATGGGTATTGTCTTCTCCCTGTACCATGTCTACAATGTTGCCTATCCAAGTGAactaaaaaagacattttgctTTTTGGAGGCATTTGTTCTCAACTTGGGAACTCTGACTACACCTGTACCAGTAGCTGTGCAAAGAATGGCAAATGCATTAAAGATCTCCTAG
- the LOC101467143 gene encoding small integral membrane protein 36, whose protein sequence is MGFMEFYLEIDPVTLNLIILVASYVILLLVFLISCILYDCRGKDPTKEYAPDNTPAPPSQSPIRLVVMQNSPTTTRYEPNNKAGHAELPTPDLSRDRGEREREKRSTLV, encoded by the coding sequence ATGGGTTTTATGGAATTCTACCTGGAGATTGACCCCGTCACCCTGAACCTCATCATCCTGGTCGCCAGCTATGTTATCCTGCTGCTCGTCTTCCTCATCTCCTGCATCTTGTACGACTGCCGTGGCAAAGACCCCACCAAGGAGTACGCCCCTGACAACACGCCAGCGCCACCCAGCCAGTCGCCCATACGCCTGGTGGTCATGCAGAACTCGCCCACCACCACCCGGTACGAGCCCAACAACAAAGCGGGCCACGCCGAGCTGCCGACGCCAGACCTGAGCCGGGATAGAGGAGAGCGGGAGCGGGAGAAGAGGAGTACTCTGGtctga